The Engraulis encrasicolus isolate BLACKSEA-1 chromosome 4, IST_EnEncr_1.0, whole genome shotgun sequence genome includes a window with the following:
- the anpepb.1 gene encoding alanyl (membrane) aminopeptidase b, tandem duplicate 1, producing the protein MGKGFFISKPLGVVGIIMGVGAVSTIIGLAVVYSQEKAKNLDTTPSTTTTTSTAVPPTTGPGNEQWHKYRLPDTLIPEYYEVTLQPFLTENAQGLYIFTGHSEVTVHCVKDTNLIIIHSNKLNLTKDATTGQLATLRAIDGSTPPAITKSWLEVRTQFLVAQLDGNLKAGQKYALRTVFTGELADDLGGFYRSVYTDDGVDKVVATTQMQPTDARKAFPCFDEPAMKANFSITLIHPGNTVALSNMEVINTMANGEWNTTKFAPTPKMSTYLLAFIVSEFAYIEAMEGDVLIRIFARKKAIDAGQGQYALNVTGPILKYFENYYKAAYPLGKSDQIALPDFNAGAMENWGLITYRETALLYDPAFSSNSNKERIATIIGHELAHMWFGNLVTLKWWNDLWLNEGFASYVEYLGADDAEPEWGVKDLIVLGDVHRVFAVDALASSHPLSSKEEDIQRPEQISELFDAISYSKGASVLRMLSSFLTEEVFVEGLSTYLNEFAYGNTVYTDLWDHLQTAVEKTGSTGKLPAGQRVHDVMNRWVLQMGFPVVKIDSSTGAVTQDHFLLDPDSVVDRPSEFDYVWYVPLTWQKNGMPQPAIWLLEKTDTKTELMATVDDWIVANLNVTGYYRVQYDDANYVKLLTKLDTNHNEIPVLNRAQLIDDAFNLARAKRVPTTLALDMTKYLNKEYDYMPWESALDNLDFFYLMFDRSEIYGLLQAYIQKKVVTLFKHYNDTTDGYTTVPDGHTDQYNQVNALRMACSTGIENCTDLVKNLYSQWMAKPDPNPIHPNLRSTMYCNGIAAGGEKEWNFAWDMFRASTNAQESEKLRAALACAKQPWLLNRYLEYTLNATLIRKQDATSTIVYIAGNVVGQPLAWDFMRANWAYIFNEYGGGSFSFSNLINGVTKRFSTEFELQQLEQFKKDNAHVGFGSGTLAVEQSIERTQANIKWLQENEASVKKWLSEN; encoded by the exons ATGGGGAAAGGATTCTTCATCAGTAAGCCCCTGGGGGTGGTGGGCATTATCATGGGCGTGGGGGCCGTGTCCACCATCATCGGCCTGGCTGTGGTCTACAGCCAGGAGAAGGCCAAAAACCTGGACACCACAccttctaccaccaccaccacctccacagctGTACCCCCCACCACCGGACCCGGCAACGAGCAGTGGCACAAATACAGGCTTCCTGACACCCTGATACCAGAGTATTACGAGGTGACCTTGCAGCCGTTCCTGACGGAGAACGCTCAGGGTCTCTACATCTTCACCGGCCATTCCGAAGTGACCGTCCACTGTGTGAAGGACACCAACCTAATCATCATCCACTCCAACAAGCTGAACCTCACCAAGGACGCCACTACCGGGCAATTAGCCACACTGAGAGCCATTGATGGCTCCACACCGCCTGCCATCACTAAGTCTTGGCTGGAGGTGCGCACCCAGTTCCTGGTGGCTCAGCTGGATGGCAACCTGAAGGCAGGCCAGAAATATGCACTGCGCACCGTATTCACAGGCGAGCTGGCTGACGACCTGGGAGGTTTCTACCGTAGTGTGTACACTGATGATGGCGTAGATAA AGTGGTGGCTACAACTCAGATGCAGCCCACTGATGCAAGAAAGGCCTTCCCCTGTTTCGATGAGCCTGCAATGAAAGCTAACTTCAGCATCACCCTCATCCACCCCGGGAATACCGTGGCCCTGTCTAATATGGAGGTGATCA ATACAATGGCGAATGGGGAATGGAATACCACCAAATTTGCCCCCACACCAAAGATGTCAACCTACCTTCTGGCCTTCATCGTCAGTGAATTTGCCTACATTGAAGCCATGGAAGGAGACGTTTTG ATCCGTATCTTTGCACGTAAAAAAGCCATCGATGCAGGTCAGGGCCAATATGCCCTCAACGTCACTGGACCAATCCTGAAGTACTTTGAGAATTATTACAAAGCTGCTTATCCACTGGGGAAGTCAG ATCAGATTGCCCTGCCAGACTTCAATGCTGGAGCCATGGAGAACTGGGGCCTGATCACCTACAGGGAGACTGCCCTGCTGTACGACCCTGCCTTCTCTTCCAACAGCAACAAGGAGAGGATCGCCACCATCATAGGCCATGAGCTCGCACATATG TGGTTCGGGAACCTGGTGACACTGAAATGGTGGAATGACCTGTGGCTGAACGAAGGCTTTGCCTCCTACGTGGAGTACCTTGGGGCTGACGACGCAGAGCCAGAGTGGGGTGTG AAAGACCTGATTGTGCTGGGGGACGTGCACCGGGTGTTTGCAGTGGACGCGCTGGCCTCCTCTCACCCCCTGAGCTCCAAGGAGGAGGACATCCAGAGGCCCGAGCAGATCAGTGAGCTCTTCGATGCCATCTCCTACAGCAAG GGAGCCTCTGTTCTGAGAATGCTGTCCAGCTTCCTGACAGAAGAGGTCTTTGTGGAAGGACTCAGT ACATACCTCAATGAGTTTGCCTATGGCAATACAGTCTACACGGATCTATGGGACCACCTGCAAACT GCTGTTGAGAAAACAGGTAGCACTGGCAAATTGCCAGCTGGACAAAGGGTCCATGACGTGATGAACCGCTGGGTCCTCCAGATGGGCTTCCCCGTGGTGAAGATAGATTCATCCACTGGAGCTGTAACCCAGGATCACTTCCTCTTGGACCCAGACTCTGTCGTTGACAGGCCTTCAGAATTCGA TTATGTATGGTATGTACCTCTCACATGGCAGAAAAATGGCATGCCGCAGCCTGCTATTTGGCTGCTTGAaaaaacag ATACGAAAACTGAACTGATGGCGACTGTAGACGACTGGATCGTGGCCAACCTCAATGTAACAGGATACTACAGAGTCCAATATGATGATGCCAACTATGTCAAGCTTCTTACCAAATTGGATACCAATCATAAT GAGATTCCAGTTCTCAACAGAGCCCAGCTTATTGATGACGCTTTTAATCTGGCCAG AGCGAAGCGTGTGCCAACCACCCTGGCCCTGGATATGACCAAGTATCTGAACAAGGAGTACGATTACATGCCCTGGGAGTCGGCCCTGGACAATCTGGACTTCTTCTATCTGATGTTTGATCGCAGCGAGATCTACGGCCTGCTGCAG GCATACATCCAGAAAAAAGTGGTGACCCTCTTCAAACACTATAATGACACAACCGATGGCTATACCACAGTTCCAGATGGGCACACTGACCA ATATAACCAGGTGAATGCCCTGAGGATGGCCTGCAGCACAGGAATTGAGAACTGCACTGATCTGGTAAAGAACTTGTACAGCCAGTGGATGGCCAAGCCAGACCCCAACCC GATCCACCCCAACCTGAGGTCTACAATGTACTGCAATGGCATTGCTGCTGGTGGTGAGAAAGAATGGAACTTTGCCTGGGACATGTTCCGGGCCTCCACCAATGCCCAGGAGTCTGAAAAACTGAGAGCTGCGCTGGCTTGTGCCAAACAGCCATGGCTCCTGAACAG GTACCTGGAGTACACTTTGAATGCCACGCTGATTCGTAAGCAGGACGCTACCTCCACTATTGTCTACATTGCCGGTAATGTGGTGGGCCAGCCCCTGGCCTGGGATTTCATGAGAGCAAACTGGGCATACATCTTCAATGA GTATGGAGGTGGATCCTTCTCTTTCTCAAATCTTATTAATGGGGTGACAAAGAGGTTTTCAACGGAATTCGAACTACAACAG CTTGAGCAGTTCAAGAAAGACAATGCTCACGTGGGCTTTGGATCTGGCACCCTGGCTGTTGAGCAGTCTATTGAGAGGACCCAGGCCAACATTAAATGGCTCCAGGAAAATGAAGCCAGTGTGAAGAAATGGCTATCAGAAAACTAG